From Daphnia pulicaria isolate SC F1-1A chromosome 11, SC_F0-13Bv2, whole genome shotgun sequence, the proteins below share one genomic window:
- the LOC124315297 gene encoding serine/threonine-protein phosphatase 6 regulatory ankyrin repeat subunit A-like: MNYHKPLRAASVLLAVLCLVGSLDIGSAMPRVRDRPSGGEPTDALDQRIGVLLHKISKPIVLESSAEYNVIGVQQKSDKTPVPSELRSDVRAAVFVLRETQLQMLSALSAQIKIQEKLALWAPHMPKTEDRQMENQMANVFQKISSPSSSSSSQGWTKTAGRPNNKVDDMSDNSEALYSAIKEIVVVFQETQFKISSILAVQADIQARLDYWKIQLDRIFVPEVKMAPSSIPPREIPCYADDTQSKSSWLLKAFECHSAKQATFWITSGANWQSKYGNQSALQLAVSQNWTPVVHLLFKRGADCRTQSSSQHEETLLHQAVREDAEVSLFRQLLTNCEVNATDSLQKQTALHIAAELGRKELAVLLIKQGRANVEAQDEMGFRPLHFAIRSPPIVTLLVGMGVDIGATTVTGMTPLHLAVIEKQMATVKILVKAGAKVSNALDIYGHTPLDYAALMSDHEMRALLAPYATVEEYLVGIPSN, translated from the exons ATGAACTACCACAAGCCTCTTAGAGCGGCCTCAGTGCTGCTGGCCGTCCTCTGCCTGGTCGGAAGCCTCGACATCGGCTCGGCCATGCCCAGAGTCAGGGACCGTCCGTCCGGTGGCGAGCCGACGGATGCGCTGGATCAGCGCATCGGCGTCCTCCTGCACAAGATTTCCAAGCCGATCGTTTTGGAGAGTTCGGCCGAGTACAATGTGATCGGCGTCCAGCAGAAATCCGACAAAACACCCGTTCCATCCGAGCTCAGATCGGACGTCAGGGCGGCCGTTTTCGTCCTCCGTGAGACTCAACTTCAAATGCTGTCCGCCCTGTCGGCCCAAATTAAAATCCAGGAGAAATTGGCATTGTGGGCGCCCCATATGCCCaag ACTGAAGACCGTCAGATGGAAAATCAAATGGCCAACGTGTTTCAGAAGATCTCTTCGCCTTcgtcgtccagcagcagccaaggaTGGACGAAAACGGCCGGTCGACCCAACAATAAAGTGGACGACATGAGTGACAATTCCGAAGCGCTTTACTCGGCCATCAAGGAGATTGTCGTCGTTTTCCAGGAGACTCAGTTCAAAATCTCGTCCATCCTGGCCGTCCAGGCCGACATCCAAGCCCGACTCGACTACTGGAAAATCCAGCTGGACCGAATTTTCGTTCCAGAAGTCAAAATGGCGCCGTCCAGCATCCCCCCGAGGGAAATTCCATGTTACGCCGATGACACTC AATCCAAGTCCAGTTGGCTCCTGAAGGCGTTCGAGTGCCATTCGGCGAAGCAGGCCACTTTCTGGATCACTTCCGGCGCCAATTGGCAGTCCAAGTACGGCAACCAATCGGCTCTGCAGTTGGCCGTCAGCCAGAACTGGACTCCGGTGGTCCATTTGCTGTTCAAACGCGGGGCCGATTGCCGGACCCAATCCTCGTCCCAACACGAAGAGACGCTCCTCCATCAGGCCGTCAGGGAGGACGCCGAAGTTTCGCTCTTCCGGCAGCTCCTGACCAACTGCGAAGTCAACGCCACCGACAGTCTACAGAAGCAGACGGCCCTTCACATTGCGGCCGAGCTGGGCAGGAAAGAGCTGGCCGTCTTGCTGATCAAACAGGGGCGGGCCAACGTGGAAGCCCAGGACGAAATGGGATTCCGTCCGCTACATTTCGCCATTAGGAGCCCGCCGATAGTGACCCTGTTGGTGGGCATGGGCGTCGATATCGGAGCGACGACAGTGACGGGAATGACGCCACTCCATCTGGCCGTCATCGAGAAGCAAATGGCGACGGTGAAGATCCTGGTGAAGGCCGGCGCCAAGGTCAGCAACGCCCTGGACATCTACGGTCACACGCCACTGGACTACGCCGCCCTCATGTCCGACCACGAAATGCGGGCCTTACTGGCCCCTTACGCAACTGTCGAGGAATATCTCGTAGGAATCCCCtccaattga
- the LOC124315357 gene encoding uncharacterized protein LOC124315357: protein MVHWRLLLLVATIAVCATNGEAKSTASSRSTAAERTGRYKSLLTDYFALPRHPYLNEVNWINARAGILSEFEKILHNVPNTTMEIQDFHTSISFVPNIATEIKGKNIIVTFAGRNRGKAGDEILVIGAHYDSDASVLISIDDNGSGVVAMLEIARGLADAIVNRKAVLVNTIMFVAFDIQNEFSDGMAQIGGSSFFVKEKLATVLDSQPKPSFLGAIILDSVMNYNSSEGSQVLPNGFEKSFPEAFSQIQANLYKGNYLAMVTKERLRSLQLDYSIAQEWNRTDTQQRYPLYQLEIRRTAASPALFEFLKQDHVPFWNFENNPLSAVLLTDTSKWRGIQRMCGITICNSTQLLTADRLNMLDQVVVTLERFISQSHLDGSVSIDTGSGTSIYASLSATILTVLIAYLV from the exons ATGGTGCATTGGCGACTGCTACTACTCGTGGCGACCATCGCGGTTTGCGCAACCA ACGGAGAAGCTAAATCAACCGCATCCAGCAGGTCGACTGCAGCCGAAAGAACGGGTCGTTACAAGAGTTTGCTCACCGATTATTTCGCTCTGCCCAGACACCCGTATCTCAACGAAGTCAACTGGATTAACGCCCGTGCCGGAATCTTGTcggaattcgaaaaaattctCCACAATGTCCCCAACACCACCATGGAAATTCAGGATTTTCACACATCCATCAGCTTCGTGCCCAACATTGCGACCGAAATCAAAGGCAAAAATATCATTGTGACGTTCGCTGGACGTAATCGAGGCAAAGCGGGAGACGAGATCCTAGTCATCGGCGCTCATTACGACTCGGATGCCTCCGTATTGATTAGTATCGATGACAACGGCTCCGGAGTAGTTGCCATGTTGGAAATAGCTCGCGGGCTGGCTGATGCCATAGTTAACCGCAAGGCTGTACTTGTTAATACCATCATGTTTGTCGCCTTTGACATCCAGAAC GAGTTTAGCGATGGCATGGCCCAGATAGGTGGAAGTTCTTTTTTCGTCAAAGAAAAGTTGGCGACGGTACTAGACTCGCAACCTAAACCGAGTTTCCTTGGTGCCATCATCCTTGATTCAGTTATGAATTATAACAGCAGCGAAGGATCGCAAGTTCTTCCTAACGGAtttgaaaag TCGTTTCCGGAAGCGTTCAGTCAAATCCAAGCAAATCTATACAAGGGCAACTATTTGGCAATGGTCACCAAGGAGAGACTCAGAAGCCTCCAACTGGATTACAGTATCGCGCAAGAGTGGAACCGAACTGACACGCAACAGCGATACCCTTTGTACCAGCTGGAAATCCGCCGCACAGCTGCTTCACCGGCACTTTTCGAATTCTTAAAGCAAGATCACGTTCCGTTTTGGAATTTTGAGAACAACCCACTTTCTGCTGTTCTTCTCACTGACACCA GTAAATGGCGAGGAATTCAAAGGATGTGCGGGATAACCATTTGCAACAGTACTCAACTTTTAACCGCAGATCGACTTAACATGCTGGATCAAGTTGTAGTAACATTGGAACGATTTATCTCACAATCTCACTTGGATG gttcggTATCGATCGACACAGGAAGTGGAACGTCCATTTACGCTAGCTTATCTGCCACCATTTTGACTGTTTTGATAGCTTATCTTGTGTGA
- the LOC124315128 gene encoding RNA cytidine acetyltransferase-like, giving the protein MVRKELDKRIRTLIETGVKQGHRSMFVVVGDKAQDQTVILHNILSKTTIKSRPNVLWCYKKDLGFSSHRQKRMKQMKQKRKQGKVDINEDDPFELFILSTNIRYCYYAETHKILGNTFGMCILQDFEALTPNILARTIETVEGGGLVVLLLRSINSLKQLHTMAMDIHARYRTEAHNDVVGRFNERFILSLASCNRCLVVDDQLNILPVSSHSFEIKTMPAVETVEELKELKASMQDTQPVGSLLNCCCTLDQAKAVLKFVECISEKTLRSTVALTAARGRGKSAALGLSMAAAVAFGYSNIFVTSPSPENLKTLFEFIFKGFDALQYSEHEDYSITQSSNPEFNKAVVRVDIFHDHRQTIQYIHPTDAAKLGQAELVVIDEAAAIPLPLVKALLGPYLVFMASTVNGYEGTGRSLSLKLIEQLRVQSRPMGASTKHKEVDSKLLGRSLAEITLDESIRYRNGDACEAWLNHLLCLDATLAPPMPAGCPSPENCDLYYVDRDALFSYDKASEAFLQRVMSLMVSSHYKNTPNDLQMLSDAPAHHLFCLLGPLASSGGKTHEVFCVIQVCLEGDISSASIMQGLARGQRSSGDLIPWTVGTQFLDQDFPKLSGARVIRIATHTDYQGMGYGSRALELLEKYYERNMINMEETEESEHKGLKIVNEETVGELGKDQGKSRKLRLLLKLSERKPERLDYLGTSFGLTGPLLKFWKKAGYVPVYLRQTANDLTGEHSCIMLKVLRGQLEDTVPVDNQWLQAFWLDFRRRFISLLGFQFRKMSPALALAVLHNKSVSESHTDISRQELEMQLSQYDLKRLEYYSRNMADYHLIMDLLPNVSKIYCVGSMGDTHFSAVQLAILIGLGLQYKTADELATELELPTTQLLGLFNRTMRKMSQYLSSVVEQDVAAALESNSGRNLVSFAQPLAQSLSDELDEDAKKLKEQQMEELKKLQLDDLSQFTIKGSENEWSSVLAKNPKGIVSLKSGEKRRLLDAADDEAKVDEEKPDKKKKHKNQSQRGKKKVKK; this is encoded by the exons ATGGTGCGCAAAGAGCTGGATAAGAGGATCCGCACCTTAAtcgagactggagtaaaacagGGACATCGATCCATGTTTGTAGTTGTCGGTGACAAAGCCCAGGATcag ACGGTTATTCTACACAATATTTTATCAAAGACGACAATCAAATCAAGACCCAATGTCTTGTGGTGTTACAAGAAAGACTTGGGTTTTAGCAg CCATCGTCAGAAGCGAATGAAACAgatgaaacaaaagagaaaacaaggcAAAGTTGACATCAATGAAGATGACCCGTTTGAGCTTTTCATCCTTTCCACCAACATTCGGTACTGTTACTATGCAGAGACACATAAAATTCTGGGTAACACATTTGGAATGTGTATTCTTCAG GATTTTGAGGCCTTGACTCCCAACATCCTCGCAAGGACCATTGAAACAGTTGAGGGAGGAGGCCTGGTTGTTCTCTTGTTGAGATCCATCAACTCACTTAAGCAGCTCCATACTATGGCCATGGATATTCATGCGCGGTACAGGACTGAAGCACACAACGACGTGGTTGGCCGATTTAACGAAAG gtttattctttctttggcCTCTTGCAATCGTTGCCTAGTTGTTGACGATCAACTCAACATTTTGCCCGTTTCGTCTCATTCCTTCGAGATTAAGACTATGCCTGCAGTTGAAACAGTTGAAGAACTAAAAGAATTGAAAGCTAGTATGCAAGATACTCAACCTGTTGGTTCGCTTTTGAACTGCTGTTGCACTCTTGACCAG GCCAAAGCTGTTCTCAAATTTGTTGAGTGCATTTCGGAAAAAACATTGAGATCAACAGTGGCGTTGACGGCTGCTCGTGGACGTGGTAAATCAGCCGCATTAGGACTGTCGATGGCAGCTGCAGTTGCCTTTGGTTACTCGAACATATTTGTCACAAGTCCTAGCCCGGAAAATCTGAAAactctttttgaatttattttcaaag GCTTTGATGCACTTCAGTACAGCGAACATGAAGACTACAGCATCACGCAGTCGAGCAATCCTGAATTCAACAAAGCCGTAGTGCGAGTAGATATTTTCCATGATCATCGACAGACCATCCAGTATATCCATCCGACAGACGCAGCCAAACTTGGCCAAGCTGAACTGGTCGTGATTGACGAAGCTGCAGCCATCCCTCTACCACTTGTAAAAGCCCTGCTTGGGCCCTATCTGGTTTTCATGGCATCCACCGTCAATGG GTATGAAGGAACAGGCCGATCTTTGTCACTCAAGTTGATTGAACAGCTGAGAGTGCAAAGTCGACCCATGGGTGCTTCTACAAAACACAAGGAGGTCGATTCGAAACTTCTGGGACGAAGCTTAGCCGAG atTACATTGGATGAATCTATTCGATACCGAAACGGGGACGCTTGTGAAGCTTGGCTGAATCACCTTTTATGTTTGGACGCAACTTTAGCTCCGCCTATGCCGGCAGGTTGCCCATCACCCGAGAATTGCGACCTCTACTATGTGGACAG GGACGCGCTATTTTCCTATGATAAAGCATCAGAAGCTTTCCTTCAGCGTGTCATGTCCTTGATGGTATCATCACATTACAAG AACACCCCCAATGATCTTCAAATGCTCTCTGACGCACCTGCGCATCATCTTTTCTGTCTGCTCGGACCTCTGGCGTCATCAGGAGGCAAGACGCATGAAGTGTTTTGCGTCATTCAAGTCTGCCTTGAGGGTGACATTTCAAGCGCATCCATCATGCAAGGACTGGCTCGAGGACAAAGATCGTCTGGTGACTTAATCCCTTGGACCGTGGGCACCCAGTTTCTTGATCAGGATTTCCCGAAACTATCTGGAGCACGCGTCATCCGCATCGCCACTCACACGGATTATCAAGGCATGGGTTATGGTAGCCGTGCACTGGAGTTGCTGGAAAAATACTATGAGCGAAATATGATCAACATGGAGGAAACGGAAGAGTCCGAACACAAAGGCCTCAAGATTGTCAACGAAGAGACTGTTGGCGAGCTCGGGAAGGATCAAGGAAAATCACGAAAGTTGCGACTTTTGCTGAAACTTAGTGAGCGGAAACCGGAACGGCTAGACTACCTTGGCACGTCTTTTGGTCTAACCGGAcctttgttgaaattttggaagaaAGCTGGTTATGTTCCCGTCTATCTCAG GCAAACGGCGAATGATCTTACGGGTGAACATTCTTGTATCATGTTGAAGGTTTTACGTGGCCAATTAGAAGATACAGTCCCAGTGGATAACCAGTGGCTTCAAGCCTTTTGGTTGGACTTCCGTCGTCGCTTTATCTCACTCTTAGGATTCCAGTTTAGAAAAATGAGCCCAGCTCTCGCCTTGGCCGTTCTCCACAACAAATCTGTCAGCGAAAGTCATACTG aTATTTCGCGACAAGAATTAGAGATGCAATTGAGTCAGTACGATCTTAAAAGGCTCGAGTACTATTCACGCAATATGGCAGACTACCATCTTATCATGGACTTGTTGCCGAACGTTAGCAAAATTTACTGTGTGGGCTCGATGGGCGATACGCACTTTTCTGCTGTTCAACTC gCTATTTTGATTGGCTTGGGATTGCAATACAAGACCGCTGATGAATTAGCTACCGAACTAGAGCTCCCAACCACTCAACTATTAGGCCTTTTTAATCGAACCATGCGTAAGATGTCGCAGTATCTGTCTTCAGTTGTCGAACAAGATGTGGCTGCTGCGTTGGAATCCAACTCGGGACGAAACTTGGTTTCGTTTGCCCAACCTCTCGCCCAGTCTTTATCAGACGAACTTGACGAAGACGCCAAA AAACTGAAGGAGCAGCAgatggaagaattgaaaaagctGCAACTAGACGACCTCTCGCAGTTTACAATTAAAGGCAGCGAGAATGAATGGAGTAGCGTGTTGGCCAAAAATCCCAAAGGCATCGTCAGCTTGAAAAG TGGCGAGAAACGACGACTACTCGACGCTGCCGATGATGAAGCAAAAGTGGATGAAGAAAAGcccgacaagaaaaagaaacacaagaaCCAGAGTCAGCGAGGCAAAAAGAAAGTTAAGAAATAG
- the LOC124315181 gene encoding uncharacterized protein LOC124315181, whose amino-acid sequence MNPVILLFLRVGLVAVGWSALSAQAAPVLPSSLDVELVDVTAVDGDDIVQSSMITPFPSGNAAEGLQPDEPNFFWSGSGDDPDAGMTYWITTTVYKTAVVTMTPSTPKPTVATTSPTTIITPTPPLKESSSPPITWPIEAFQPRNWIRTVIRSDSNETWPRFHQLVQSRLAKMYSDLLQQRNGSSTAAGAGTVSPRAYVIIHNITRRLGDVDVIYALSTWHHQMLMGGSVTTRLVEPYLAVGAVRRVDVTRQLCHRPVNDTQDVALCHSVVIQAEPFIRAEETSVAATASASTQYWIVGTIIAVVFLVILVVVLIYLMGRKKNERINKKDVAVGNSSPPLPQSESTSRASRSKASKFSKQIVSKLVAKAPAEVEKDPDPWIRKSRSTSKKHRKNKRQLRPLTAPERNAHRQSSSSLSAIVSGSSTTSSLDRMEYRLSREEPVQPSRGARRLKRKKTSKTGVMSPEKANKEEEEESRVSVVDPPVAKPRRQKSRTSVEMETQEVSADFSGRPDTPDDDKLITHEAPELVVLTDDYGWRPGSLIPSRVTVGVFGSRKISSAPVALETTRQAARNGRETVQPRRAWSTPDQVERIGSSNYVEHIIPNKNYESSANESANGQSTPEPQRPTKSQLKHPTLHIHSISYPTWPSLSDTDPAIELIRSIKEELKKFDPKVS is encoded by the exons ATGAATCCAGTCATTCTTCTATTCCTTCGAGTCGGACTGGTGGCCGTCGGGTGGTCGGCCTTGTCCGCCCAAGCCGCTCCCGTTTTACCGTCTTCATTGGATGTTG AACTGGTGGATGTCACAGCAGTCGATGGCGATGATATTGTCCAAAGTTCCATGATCACGCCATTCCCATCTGGCAACGCCGCCGAAGGATTGCAACCGGACGAGCCCAACTTTTTCTGGAGTGGCTCCGGTGATGATCCCGACGCCGGAATGACATACTGGATCACGACAACCGTGTATAAAACGGCTGTCGTGACCATGACTCCATCCACGCCCAAACCGACCGTCGCCACTACATCTCCGACGACCATTATTACCCCGACTCCGCCCCTCAAGGAATCATCAAGTCCTCCCATCACCTGGCCGATCGAAGCCTTCCAGCCGCGAAATTGGATTCGAACGGTCATCCGCTCGGATTCGAATGAAACTTGGCCCAGATTCCACCAACTCGTCCAGTCTCGGCTGGCCAAAATGTATTCCGACTTGCTGCAGCAACGGAACGGGAGCAGCACCGCCGCCGGGGCCGGGACCGTTTCGCCGCGTGCCTACGTCATCATTCACAACATCACCCGTCGATTGGGAGATGTCGACGTCATCTACGCTCTGTCGACTTGGCATCATCAAATGCTGATGGGAGGATCTGTCACGACGCGTCTAGTCGAACCTTATTTGGCGGTCGGAGCGGTGCGGAGAGTCGACGTCACGCGTCAATTGTGTCACCGGCCGGTGAACGACACGCAGGATGTTGCGTTGTGCCACTCGGTCGTCATCCAAGCCGAAC CTTTCATCCGCGCGGAAGAGACGAGCGTGGCCGCCACGGCCAGTGCTAGTACCCAATACTGGATCGTCGGCACCATCATAGCCGTCGTTTTCCTTGTGATCCTAGTCGTCGTCCTCATCTACCTGATGGGTCGCAAGAAGAACGAGCGGATTAATAAGAAAGATGTCGCCGTCGGCAATTCGTCTCCCCCGCTGCCCCAATCCGAATCGACTTCCCGGGCTAGTCGGAGCAAAGCTAGCAAGTTTTCGAAACAAATCGTGTCAAAACTG GTGGCGAAGGCGCCAGCCGAAGTCGAGAAGGATCCCGATCCTTGGATTAGAAAGTCGCGCAGTACGTCGAAGAAGCATCGCAAAAATAAACGGCAGCTGCGGCCCCTAACGGCCCCGGAGAGAAATGCGCACCGCCAAAGTTCCAGTAGTCTCTCGGCCATTGTTTCCGGATCTTCCACGACAAGCAGTCTCGACCGAATGGAATATCGTCTATCTCGCGAAGAGCCCGTTCAACCCAGCCGTGGCGCCCGCCGACTAAAACGGAAGAAAACGTCAAAGACTGGCGTCATGTCACCCGAGAAAgccaataaagaagaagaagaagaatcgcgGGTCTCGGTGGTGGACCCACCCGTTGCAAAACCGCGGCGTCAGAAGAGCCGCACTTCCGTCGAAATGGAAACTCAGGAAGTATCGGCCGATTTTAGTGGCCGACCGGACACCCCTGATGATGACAAACTAATAACCCACGAAGCCCCGGAATTAGTTGTTCTGACTGACGACTATGGATGGCGACCAGGCAGTCTGATTCCGTCCAGGGTGACCGTCGGTGTCTTTGG TTCTAGGAAAATCTCTTCTGCTCCAGTCGCTCTTGAAACTACCAGACAGGCTGCGAGAAATGGTCGAGAAACTGTCCAGCCCAGACGGGCGTGGTCGACGCCTGATCAAGTGGAACGTATCGGATCATCGAATTATGTCGAGCACATCATTCCAAATAAGAATTACGAATCATCCGCCAATGAGAGTGCGAACGGTCAATCGACCCCAGAACCGCAACGACCGACAAAGAGCCAATTGAAGCATCCAACTCTTCACATCCATTCGATATCTTATCCTACTTGGCCCAGCTTAAGCGACACGGATCCGGCCATCGAGTTGATTCGCTCCATTaaagaagaattgaaaaaatttgatcCAAAAGTTTCTTAG
- the LOC124315280 gene encoding uncharacterized protein LOC124315280 produces the protein MLWSVLNLQTKMVAMFGCAIIIALSILIIICFLIPDSWWILPWAPHQADEDQALNEPEGSDVRLRDFHQWRPEDEDHPAELMDSRNKSKKPSSSSSRLSRNELCYDSSGYSVDSGRPGSLLTGGRESSLSSNGSSVVSSPSTSSSRSGSTTTLGAMTDEPGNRPQVHLTLQTHVVGQSDDVKNGAAAAALDLQLIVTIENATDLPSRTYVDTVDPSVSVRLERRSRLGSLMGALIGSSNSGGRRNSNSSHQQVVTEDSTCPVVYHSRHPRFHHLVTLAVPKSTQLKDCQLVVRVEDKDKLVGTTELGESRIDLRELDLLAGWLEGNGGQRSAASSAGGESTVRLSRFIDIFKAEEKGAVLLGLSFLPTSQRITVHITQCNRLAKTADSAAHNKAVVRLFLLNESGRVLKKRKTAPFDPNGGRVELDELFHLDVEIERWDRCVILIVLSRIVSSTEVEQQTTTTMAVVRSPPVYQHSGHVALGKRVLGHAERIHWNSAFQSPRRVISQWHGLH, from the exons ATGTTGTGGTCCGTTTTGAATTTGCAGACGAAAATGGTGGCCATGTTCGGATGCGCCATCATCATCGCCCTGAGCATTTTGATCATCATTTGCTTCTTGATCCCCGACTCCTGGTGGATTTTACCGTGGGCTCCCCATCAGGCAG ATGAAGACCAGGCGTTGAACGAGCCCGAAGGCAGTGACGTCCGACTCCGTGATTTCCACCAGTGGCGTCCGGAAGACGAAGATCATCCAGCGGAATTGATGGATTCAAGgaataaatctaaaaaaccatccagcagcagcagcaggctgTCGAGAAATGAATTATGCTACGACTCTTCCGGGTACTCGGTGGATAGCGGCAGGCCCGGCTCGCTCCTGACTGGCGGCCGTGAGTCGAGTCTCAGCAGCAACGGGTCGAGCGTCGTCAGCAGCCCCAGTACGTCCAGCAGTCGG agcgggtcgacgacgacgctggGCGCGATGACGGACGAGCCCGGCAACCGGCCACAGGTTCACCTGACATTGCAGACTCACGTCGTCGGCCAATCGGATGACGTCAAAAatggcgcagcagcagcagcgctcgACCTCCAGCTGATAGTCACCATCGAG AATGCGACGGATCTGCCGTCGAGGACCTACGTGGACACGGTCGACCCGTCAGTCAGTGTCCGGTTGGAGCGGCGAAGTCGACTGGGCAGTTTGATGGGAGCCTTGAttggcagcagcaacagcggaGGCCGgcgcaacagcaacagcagccaccAGCAAGTCGTGACCGAAGATTCGACCTGCCCGGTCGTCTACCACAGCCGACACCCGCGCTTCCACCATCTCGTCACGCTGGCCGTCCCCAAATCAACGCAACTCAAG gaTTGTCAATTGGTTGTGAGGGTCGAGGACAAGGACAAGCTGGTGGGGACGACTGAGCTGGGCGAGAGCCGGATTGACTTGCGGGAACTGGATTTGCTGGCCGGCTGGCTGGAGGGAAACGGCGGCCAACGATCGGCAGCTTCTTCAGCCGGAGGAGAGTCGACGGTCCGTCTGAGTCGATTCATCGACATTTTCAAAGCCGAAGAGAAAGGGGCCGTCCTCCTGGGCCTCTCCTTCCTGCCGACGTCTCAGCGAATCACCGTCCACATTACGCAATGCAATCGGCTGGCCAAGACGGCCGACTCCGCTGCTCATAACAAGGCCGTCGTCCGGCTCTTCCTCCTCAACGAGTCCGGACGGGTCCTGAAGAAGCGGAAGACGGCCCCGTTCGACCCCAACGGCGGACGCGTCGAACTGGACGAACTCTTCCACCTGGACGTCGAGATCGAGCGCTGGGATCGTTGCGTCATTTTGATCGTCCTCTCCCGCATCGTTTCCTCGACCGAGGTGGAGcagcagacgacgacgacgatggccGTCGTCCGCAGTCCGCCCGTCTACCAGCACTCGGGTCACGTGGCCCTGGGCAAGCGGGTGCTGGGCCACGCTGAACGGATTCACTGGAACAGCGCCTTCCAGAGCCCCAGGCGGGTCATCAGCCAATGGCACGGCCTACACTGA